CTCAAAATAATCATCACTATACACTGCAGGAGCCTTAAGAATAAGCTCATCCTCAACCCGTACATACTCTTCATCTAACACATCCCACTCATTTTTCCCAATTTTAAGATACGGTCGCATCTCAAGCGTTGAAGAGACCATGTGAAGATAACCAAGATCGCTCTCACAACCCTTACCTAAACACTCAACAAGATGATGAGCAGTCAAAGGATCAATGTACAACTGAGCAACACGTTCACCTAACCTCGTAGCACTCAACCTGCCACTTTGCAACTCGTTTGCAGCAACAAAATCCCTTTGGTTTTCCGTAGACTCAATAAAACCCCACTCCTCAAGCAACGTAATCATCTTATCAATAATCCACTTCAACTTTGCCATATCCTGAAATTGAAACGCCCAAAAACTCTTCGAAAAAAAATCATACAACTCCGTCTTAGTACGAACAAACCTCGTCGCAACAAGACTTAACACATAAAAACGAAGAACTGGCTCAACAGCAAGCTTAGAGTAGATCTCCTCAGGCTCACCACAAACATATTTTTCATAAATCGCCTCTTGCATAGCCTCATCACTTGCAATACAAATAGCTTCACCATACTCTTCCTTTCCAGGACGCCCAGCACGCCCAGCCATCTGCAAATACTCAAGAACTGGAATGTCCGACATTCCCCAAGAACCGCCTCCTCCAAACCGTTTAAGATCCTTAATAATCGCTCTAAAAGCAGGAAGATCAAGACCCGCAGCAAGCGTAGGAGTACAACAAATAATTCTAATCACTCCATCACGAAACTGATCCTCAATCAATTCACGCTGCTCAGAAACAAGACCTGCATGATGAAACACCACACCTCTTCGAGCACATTTTTCAAGACGCTTACACTGCTTCGTAGGAGAAGACAATACATGACCCAGTTTATGTGCAAGCTCATCAAGAGAAATGGAATCAATTGCTTTTGCAATGTCTTCTGCAGTTTTCTCAGCACTCGCCCGCGTATTTACAAAAATAAGAGCCTGCTTTCCTCTATCAATCGTATCAAGTGCAAGATTGATAATATCCGAAGCAGTACGCCTAGCAATTTTCATAGATTGCAAAAAGAAAAGCGAGTTTATAATGATTTAGGGATCCTAAGGATAATAGGGAGGGATTTCCTTTTGCTTGACGTAAGACGGTTCGCAAAGCCGAGAAAAAATTTCACGTCCCTGAGAAGTTGTGTGTAAAAACAATAAGACCTTTGTTTCTCCTAAATGCAACTCTTTTGAGACTCGTTTAAGCAAGTCATGTGGTTGCCAAGGGTAATACATTTTCTGAACTGAACTTCCTAGGGGAACTTCGCCAATGCGCATACCCTCAAGGCCATCTTCTGTTAAACTAATACGTGCATATTCTTCTCTATTATGTGCGTAGAAGGTAATGCCATGATCATCAAAGGCCATAGTTCCTTGGCAAAACAGTTTTTCCTGAACTCGTCGTATTACGTCGTAAAGTGTCATCGTCATCACAAGGCCTTATTTGAAATAAAAAAATGAGGCCGCCGTGATTTGAACACGGGACCACTCGATTATCAGTCGAGCACTATAATAGCCTCGCTAACCCATACGCACGTATGGGGAGTGCGTCCAGACTAAGCCACGGCCTCATAAGTGGCGCCTCCGACCAGACTTGAACTGGTGACCTTGCGGTTAACAGCCGCACGCTCCACCACTAAGCTACGGAGGCATTAAGTGGACTCTTCCAAAGAGCCATTTAAAAATATTGCGTTAAGAGCTGTAACTGGAGCGTGCAGTTATCTAAAAAAAGGTCACCAGTTCTAAAAATAAGACTTTGCGAGACTGATATTCACCTACTGATGTGTGGTCCCGTAAAAGAGCAGAACTGCTCATAAAATCTCACAAAGGACTCTTTTGGGTAGATTTTTAAAGAACGCCCCCTCCACAAGGGTCATGGAAGACAAACTGTTAGAAGTACTTCTCGAACAGGACGAAATTACCTGGCAGTCAATTCTCGTTAATCTCATCAAAACGGAAGAGATGGACCCTTGGGACGTCAACCTTAATGAACTTACATCAAAATTCATCAAAACCGTTGAGAGTCTAAAAAAAGCAGACCTTCGCGTCTCAGGAAAAGTCTTACTTGCAGCTGCAATCCTACTACGCATAAAGTCAACTAGGCTTGTTGGAGAGGATCTTGCAGCTTTTGATTCACTTATGGCAGGGGTTGACGAAGAAGAATTACTCTATACAGATGAAAGTGAATTTGAACAAGGCGAAGGTTCAGGCGCTGTTCGCATTAATTTAGATGGGGAAGAACTGCGCCTTATCCCAAAGACTCCTCAGCCACGCAAGAGAAAGGTTTCCATTTATGACCTTACAGAAGCATTATCTCAAGCACTCAACGTTACGCGAAGACGTGTGCGCAATAGGCTTTCTGGACCAGAGGTGAAAATCCCTGAGAAAAAAGTGGATATTACAGAGCTTATGGATGATGTTTACAGATTTGTCTATGAGCGGTTGTATGGAACTCAACGTTCCCTTAAATTCTCAGAAATCATCCCTTCAGAATCAAAAGAGGACAAAGTACTCACATTTATACCTCTTCTTCATTTGAGTAATGCGCGAAAGGTAGATCTTTTTCAGGAAGCTCCCTTTGCTGATTTCGATGTCAAGCTGTCTCAAACAACTACTGAGGGTACAGAAGATAAGGTGGATGATTTAGAAATCGATGCGTAGCTCAAACCCGTTTTTAAAAAAGCCCAATCTCTCATAAAGAGCATGAACGCGCTCTTCAGAAAACTTGCTTGCACAAACAAGTTTGTAACAATTATGTTCTTGCGCACCCTCAATAACTTTCCTCACAAGTGCACTGCCCACACCCTGTCCTCGAAATCGCTCTTCTACCCATACGTCTTCCATAAATCCAAAGGGTTCTTCATGCAACTCATTGCGTAGTACATACAAAAAGGCATGACCCATTTCATCAGATTCTGAGTGGGCCGAATATCGAATACCAAAACCCGCTACGTCTTTTTCAATTATTTCCATTGGGAAGGAAAGTGGGCCCGAAGGGATTTGAACCCCTGACCAATGGTATTCCTCGACCAACGCCATATAAGACCATCGCTCGAGCCAGGCTAAGCTACGGGCCCTTGAGATGGTGGAGTTACAATAACCTTTATAAACCCTGCTTATCGGAAAAGAGTTTATCTTAAAACTTTACTGAGCCCGTGGTCTAGCGGCTATGACAGTGCCCTTACACAGGGGATCGCTTTGAGTTCCCTGAAGAAAGGCATTGATCCCCGGTTCGAGTCCGGGCGGGCTCATCCACGCACCGGTGGTTGAATGGTACAATGGGGCCTTGCCAAGGCTTTGGTCCGGGTTCGATTCCCGGTCGGTGCATTGACCTCCCTTATCGAACCCTAACATTTCTTTCAACCACTTGATTTGTCTGAGCCCGCCCGGACTCTTCAGAAGGGATACATTCGGAAACTCGGCTTGAAAACTTTACACATTTTTTCGCAAAGAGTTTTTGAAGAGTTCTCTTATTCTTTCAATTCATGAAAAATTATGCTCTTGATGAGTTGTCCAATTCTTGCAGGGGAGAGCTTGCAGAAGTTCTTGCAAACCATGTTCTTTATTATACTCACAGGGTAAAGGGAAATAAGGGTTATCTTGAACGGGAGTTTCCTTTTGTTATTCCTCCTGTTATGATTGCGTTTCTCAAAGAGCATTGGACGCGTATTGATTTGTTTAAATTTCATGTTGATGTTGATTCTATGCGTTGCACACAGCTAGAACTATTTGAAGTAAAAGCAAGAAAGAAAACGTGGATTCGCCCTAAAAATCCTGTTTTGCAAGATACAATATCACGCGAAAAACCATTGATCTCTATCGCAAAGCGTGTGCGTTAGGTTTTCTCGTTACACTTGTGGGGGTGAGGTTTGGAAAGTCTTGGGATTTTTCCGTGCGAACAAGCCCTCTCTTTCATCACAAATTTAACATTGCAAACAATTTACCTCCAAAAGAAAATCTCAAGAATTCTAAAGGTGTCTAGGTAAAAAGTGGTAAGTGCCATAGTAGCAGTTCTAGACGGAGTATGGGGTGTGCGGTGTATTGTCCGAGTTTACCTTTGAAGATCTGTTGTGCTTTTGTTGTGCTTTTGTTGTACTTGTTTCTCCATTTTTTGGTTTAATCAAGAGCAGAGATCCTTTGATGATTGCAAGCCATCTGATACTGTGAGAATGGCAACCTCGCCTTGTTGATAATACCACTTATGTCTATCGTGATGAATCTGGTGGAGAAGAGTTTTGCAAGGGTGGTTGTTGTTGCTACAACCTCCGGGATGTGAGATGTGTGTTTGTGTGCTGGTGGTTGTAAGTGTTGGTATGGTTAAGCTTAAAAACAAAAGTACTTCTTTTTTTGTTATGAAACTTGCTTCATGGAATGTTAATGGCTTGCGTGCAGTTGAAAAGAAGGGGGAGCTTGAGAAGTTTATCAAAAAGCATAACCCTGATATTTTTCTTATTCAGGAAACAAAGTCTCAGGAAGATCAGGTAAAAAACATTATTGAGAAATATGATGATTATGATCAGTTTTATCAATCAGCTAAGAAGAAAGGATATTCGGGTGTTGCAATTTGGGTGAAGAGAGGTCTTGATCACGCACATCTTGTCAGAGGTGCAATTGATAATCGCGACGATGATGAGGGGCGAGTTATTCGTGTTGATGTGAAGGGTTATACTATTTTTTCAGTGTATTTTCCTAATGGTGGCAAGAGTGAGCAAGCATGGGAAGATAAACTGGTGTTTTATGAGGATTTTTTGAAAACTATTGATAAGCTTAGAGCGCGGGGGAAGAAAGTCATTTGGGCGGGTGATGTGAATTGCGCCCATGAGGAAATTGATATTGCGCGTCCAAAAGAGAATGAAGGGAAAATTGGCTTTCACCCTAAGGAGCGGGCATGGGTTTCAAAAGTTATTGAGCATGGTTGGATTGATGTGTTTAGAAAACTCTATCCGCAAAAGGTGGTGTATTCTTGGTGGCATTTGATTTCCAGGGCGCGAGAGCGCAACGTGGGATGGCGTATTGACTATTTTTTCACTGACGAAGAAGTCTTTAAACGTGTTAAAGACTGCTATTATGATACTGATCAGATGGGGAGTGATCATTGCCCAATTATTTTAGAATTAAGGTGATGTTTTTCAAGAGGTCTGTGTTTTGTTTGTATTTTGTTCGTACTTTGTTTGTGATTTGTTCGTGGTGGGTTTTCTCTAAGGGGTGTTCGTTAGGAGTATTCTTTTTTCTCACAAATATTTAAGAAGGCTTGGCTGTTTGTTTTCTGATGATGTCTCAGAAGATTTTACTCGCAGCAAAAACTTTTGAAGAAGCGCAACAATTACCTGGACTAGTTGATGGGTGTTTGGATAGGTTTATCAAAAGACTTACGTTTGAGATGCCTTTCAGGTATTCTCAAAAGGGAACCGGTCTTTTGCGGATATATGATCTTCCGGCAATTGGTGGTGTTTCTTGCTTTTATTCGCAAGCTCGTGATGGGTGGAGTGTTGATTTCGTAGAAGGCTCAAAATTTATGCAATGTCCTGTAAGTGCGTATCTTGACTTGCTAGGTTTTGATAATAGACGTCAAATATGTATTGATGTAAAGGAGCACTTGTTCAGATCATTAGATGAGCATATTATTAACAAACCAGGTGTGATTCTGACAACTCAGGAACCGTATTCAGTAAATGTTACCGATACGACGATCATTCATTAGCAGGAAGTACTTTTGTGGTTGAAAATTAACTTGGTGCTTCGGGAGTTTTTTTTGATGGGTCCTTGGCGATGGCAGGGTTTTACTTGCAATCATTGCAAATCCCTCTTATTTCGAGTTGGAAAGAAGTGATTTCTCCGGGAAGTGTTTTTTTCCCTTTTTTTGTACTTTTTAAGAAGTCTAAGTTATCAATGTCGAAGTGAATTACTTTCCCTGTATTCTCACAGATAAAGTGACAGTGACTTCTCTTCTCAACGCTGTAAATGGATTTTCCATCACACTGGTAGGTGTAGAGTTTTCCTTGCGCTACCTGTTCTTTGAGAAATCGATAAACTGTGGCGATGCCGAGGTTGGGTTCTTTTCGCTGTGCTTGTTCAAGTAGGTCTTCTGCACTGAAGAATCGTTTGAATTGTTGTGCTGTGTTTTTGAGTAGTTCTTTTTGTCTGGTTGATCGTGACTTCATTATTGATAATCGTTTTCAATAAGGTTTATAAAATCGCTGTTTCTCATCAGAGTATGGCAGTAACAGCAGAAATCATCTATATTTTTGTATCGGTTCTTGCAGTATCTTTACTTGCAATACTTGCAGCAATTCCTTTTCTGCTCAAGAAAGACGTGCCACATAGTTGGCTTATGGCACTACTCTCACTCTCGGTGGGAACTCTTCTAGGGGGGGTGTTCTTGCACTTTCTACCTGAGGCTTTTGAGCAAGGATTTCATGAAGAAGAAGCATTCATCCTAATCGCGGGGTTCCTTGTCTTCTTTATCATCGAAAAATTTGTGCATGGCCATCATCAACACAAAGTGAAGGGCCAGAAGCATGATTGTGGTCACCATCACGGTTATCATCTCGCCCCAATTAATCTTATAGGAGATGGTATTCATAATTTTCTTGACGGCTTGGTTATCGCGGGTGCATACTTGGTAAGCGTACCTTTGGGTATTGCTGCTACCATAAACGTAGCGCTTCATGAGTTGCCTCAAGAGTTTGCTGATATGGGCATTTTACTCTTTAGCGGTTTTTCAAAAAAGAAAGCGATTTTCTTCAATTTTCTCTCCGCAATTACTGCAATTGCGGGCGCAGGCGTGGGAATTGTGGTTGTGGGCGCAAGTGAATCTATTGCACATATGATCATACCTTTTGCTGCGGGATCCTTCTTGTACATTGCGTCAGCAAATCTTGTCCCTGAACTGCACCGTCATTGCGGGTTCAAAGAAACCGTGGTGCACATCATCGCAATCTTGGTGGGTGTGGGTTTAATGGTGCTCCTTGCAGGCGCACACTAATGTTGGGTTCTTGTTCTCTTTGTTTTTGCTCTTTGCAGAGCAGTCGTAAGGGGGTTATTGTTTTACGATCTTTTTTGCAATTGTTTTCATGAAGGTAAACATATTGCTAAAAGCGTTTGCTCGTGAAGGAACCATTGATGCATTCACTTGAGATTGTTGTAAGAACGACTCGAAAAGAGGATCGATATGTTCAAAATCTTCTTTGCTTAGGCCGTTACAACAGTTCAAAAGAATGGCAACAAAGCCTTGAGAAATTGCAGCTTTTGCAACACCTTGAAAGAAGAGTGTCCCTTCTTGCTCGCTGACGATAAAATAGGCGTCGCTAATGCAACCAGGAACTCGGTTTTCTGGGAGTTCAAATTGCTTAGGGAACTCTGGTGCGTCTTTTCCAAGTTCGATGAGTAGGTGCAGTTTATCTTCAGCACTAAGCTGTCTGAAAGTCTCTGCTAAATCCTCAAGATATTCTTGTACTTCTTTTAGTGACTTCATTGGTGATGCATTTCTTGGCACGCTTGGTTTGGGGTATTTACGTTGCTTTGTTTGCTTTGTTTTTTCTTCTTGTTTTAAAGTTGCGCTCTTTTTTTGATCGTGCTCTTTTTTGATTTTGGGTTGTTTATTCTTGTGATTTGTGTTTTGTGTTTTGTTCGTTTCCACAACTTTTTTAAAGCAATTAAAAATTTTCCCTGTAGGACTAACTGGGTTTTTAGTGCTCCTGTGGTGTAGTCCGGCCAATCATCTCGGATTTTCGATCCGAGGACTCGGGTTCAAATCCCGGCGGGAGCATTTTTCGTTTTTCTGTTTCTGTTTTTTTTCAAAAACTTCTTGCCCTGCCCTTCTTGATTTGAACCCTTCGTCCGGGAGGGTCTTGCACACAGCTGCTGTGCGGGGTGGTTGTTTTGTTCTGCCTTTCTTTTTGTTGTCTGTTGCTCGGCAGTGTTGCTGTCTGAACGTTTGGGTGTGTGAGTTGTGCGTTTACTCTTTGTTTGGGTTGTTGCAGACTATTGTTGCCTGTTGAAGCGAGTGGTTGTGATGGGGCGAAAAGAATCGAAAAAAGGAAACATTTAAATACTACTTAGTAGTATAAACCACTACGCAGTAGTTAAAAATACATGGAGTTTGAGATTTATGTTAAAAGCACTCAAAAAGTATGTAACTGGAGGTAAATCTCTTGCAGACAACTTAGCGGAATCAAATTCTGCAGTCTCGTATGATTCGTCATGCACGACAAATGCTCAATACGACTCTTTGCAGCAAGAAAGGGGAGTGCGGGAGGAGTTAGAAACTAGTGGGGCATGTACAAAAGGAAGTAGACTCGAACCTCTCGTACAAGAACAAAAGGACGCTAAAACAAAAAGAACTTCTCTTTATGAACATGATTCTTCACAATTTCCTTGGACGCCTCCAGGAAGGGTAGTTGCTCGGACAAGTCAAGAATTAGAACAAGTCTTGTTGAAAATAAGTGAAACTAGTGATGTTACTTATTTGTGTTCAACTGCTGCTGCCGAAAATTCGAGAACAGAAGGGCGCGCTGAGCTACAACAAGGAAACTTATCAGATTATTCAAGTGTTCTTGATTATATTTTTTCCACTTCTGAATTTGCAGATGCTTTTGCGCAAAGATATTTAGCCTTACAAAGAGGAATTGAGCTTGGTTATAAAGTTGTTCTCGACGAGTATTTGTTTTCATTGAACAGCATGCTCTTGGAACTTAAACTTATTGTGGCGTCCGAGGAGGATTGCCCTATTAAGAAGTATCTCTTGCCAGAACAAGTGCTTTTAGATTTCATTCATGCAAGTATGGCTGAAGATGAAGAATGGATGGAGCGCATTGCAACACTTGCAAGAGTGCCGCTACTCAAACCGCACAGAGCAGATCTCGAAAAAATTTTGAAAAATAGAATTCGCCACAGGGGTTGGGATGACTTGGAATCAAGAACTTCTGATGAGGCTGAAGTGTTTGGTCTATTACATCCAGAAATTGAGTTTGATAAACTGGTTGTGGGAGTGTTTGTGAATGAGGGCGGGGAGAAAGTAGAGCATAAAATACCTTATGTTCATCTTTCGCAGGAGCATAAACGCATAGTACAAAAAAAATTACTCAAAGATTTGGGTTATTTGCCAAAAAAAGACGAAGAAGACTCTGAGATGCCAAGGTAGTGTTTTTTGAATTGTGGCTTCCTGAGTTGTGTTGAAGGATGAGGGGGTGATTTTGGGAGTTATTTCTCGTGGCTCTGTTTCTTAACTGCTGTGCCAGAGCTCTCATCCCAAACCACATCTTTTATATATGACTTCTTTGGAATGGTGCTGTAGATGAAAAGAAGTTCACGACGTTGGAAGAAAAAAGGTCAAATGCGCTGGAAGTGGCAAAGAAAGCGCATGAAGAAGCAAAAGCGCAAGCGAGCTCAGAAATAGATTGTTTGCTAGGTTTCTGTGTCCTCGATTCTGTTTGTTCTCGATTCCGTTTTTTGTTTCGCTGTTATTTTTTCTTTGGTGTTTTTTTTGGTGTCTTGTTGTCTTGTTGGAGGCTCGTGTGGTGTGGTGGTGTGGCAGACATGGTAGTGTAACGCCTTTTCAGCCCTTCTAAAGCAAAGATTTATAAATGGCAAATTTTTTGAGTCATTTCACGCGAAATAGCGTATATCACCTCCTTACGAGCGTTGTTTTGCTCGAAACAAACGTGTATGCTCAATGAAGATCATTGGGCACGAAATAGGAGTGTTTGAGCACAATTGAAAGCTAATCAAAGCTAATTTCTTGTGAACGAACTGTTTCAGCAGATTTTGAGGCCATACTAGGATAAAAAACGAGAATTCCCGTTGATCCTGCGGGAGGTCGCTGCTATCAGGGTTCGATTTAGCCATGCAAGTCAGGGGGTCTTCGGACCACCGGCGAAATGCTCAGTAACACGTTGTTAATCTGCCCTTGGGTGGAGGATAAGCTCGGGAAACTGAGTCTAAAACTCCATAGGTGATCTACGCTGGAATGCATGATCACTCAAACGGAAGGCCTAAGGATGAGACAGCGGCGGATTAGGTTGTTGGCGGGGTAATGGCCCACCAAGCCGATGATCCGTAGGGGCCTTGAGAGAGGGAGCCCCGAGAAGGGAACTGAGATACTGTCCCTAGCCCTACGGGGTGCAGCAGGCGCGAAACCTTTACAATGCACGAAAGTGTGATAAGGGGACCCTGAGTGCTACAGTGTACGCTGTGGCTTTTGCCAAGAGTAAATATCTTGGAGAATAAGTGGTGGGTAAGACTGGTGCCAGCCGCCGCGGTAACACCAGCGCCACGAGTGGGGACCGTTTTTATTGGGCCTAAAGCGTCCGTAGCAGGTTGAGAAAGTCCCCTGTGAAATTGACCATCTCAAGTGGTCAGCGTGCAAGGGATACTACTCGACTAGGGACCGGGAGGAGTAAGAGGTATTGCTGGGGGAGCGGTAAAATGTTATAATCCCAGTAGGACCACCGATCGCGAAGGCATCTTACTAGAACGGATCCGACTGTGAGGGACGAAAGCCAGGGGAGCGAACCGGATTAGATACCCGAGTAGTCCTGGCCGTAAACGCTGTGAGTTAGATGTTGCATACGTTACGAGCGTGTGCAGTATCGTAGGGAAGCCGTTAAACTCACCGCCTGGGAAGTATGGTCGCAAGGCTGAAACTTAAAGGAATTGGCGGGGGAGCACTACAAGGGGTGCGGCGTGCGGTTTAATTTAACTCCACACAGAGAATCTCACCAGGAGCGACGGCAGGATGACGGTCAGTCTGAAGGGCTTACTTGACGAGCCGAGAGGTGGTGCATGGCCGACGTCAGCTCGTGCCGTAAGGTGTCCAGCTAAGTCTGGTAACGAGCGAGACCTGTGCCTACTATTGCCAGCAAGTCCTACGGGATGATTGGGCACATTGTAGGGACTGCCTTCGAAAGGAGGAGGAAGGTGCAGGCAACGTTAGGTCTGTATGCCCCGAATCTTCTGGGCTACACGCGCGCAACAATGGTTGGGACAATGGGCTGCTACTCCGAGAGGAGACGCTAATCCTCGAAACCCAATCGTAGTCTAGATTGTGGGTTGTAACTCACCCACATGACATCGGAATCCCTAGTAATCGGGTGTTATCAGCGCCCGGTGAATACGTCCCTGCTCCTTGCACACACCGCCCGTCAAACCACTCGAGCAGGGTTTAGGGGAGGCTCACCTTTTTTGGGTGATTCGAACCTAAGCTCAGTGAGAAGGGTTAAGTCGTCACAAGGTATCCGTAGGGGAACCTGCGGATGGATCACCTCCTTTTTTTCTTTATTTCTCATCGAGAAAAAGAAAAAATTTCAACAACACGTTTGTTAAAAGCTTTGATTGCTTTTGTTGCTTAAACACTCCTATTCATGGGCCTGTAGCTCAGTCTGGTAGAGCATCGCCCTTGCACAGACAAGCAAGATTCCTTCGTCTCAAGTGAGGCGGGGGCCTGGGGTTCAAATCCCCACGGGTCCACTTCGTTTCCCCTTTGGGGATTCAAACAACAAAGGGCATTAACCGTTCCCGATGGAGTCATCGGGGCCGGCGGAAGAGATATCTTTGCATATTTATGAGGCCAATCATAGGAGTAGAAAAGAAGCTATTAGGTGGATGGCTTGGCTCCATTCGCCGATGAAGGACGTAACAAGTGACGATATGCCCTGGCGAGCCACACGTAGGTGTTGAACCAGGGATTTCCGAATGCGACTTCGCGTTTAGATCCTTCGGGATAGGGAACGCAGGGAATTGAAACGTCTTAGTACCTGCAGGAAGAGAAATCAATTGAGATGCCGTGAGTAAGAGCGACCGAAAACGGTAGAGGGCAAACTGAATCTGCGCAGAAATGCGTTAGAGATGTGGTGTTGAGGACTACCTTTCGACCTTCGCTTGTCGACGAGAAATCTGTTGGAAAGCAGTTCCATAGAGGGTGATAGACCCGTATCGGAAGGCAAGAAAGGTTTGGTAGTATCCTGAGTAGTGTCTGTTGGATTTCAGGCATGAATGTGGGGGGCATCAACCTCCAACCCTAAATACGTATGGAGTCCGATAGCGTACGAGTACCGTGAGGGAAAGCTGAAAAGAACTCTTAACAGAGAGTGAAAAGAATCTGAAACCTAATAGCGATAGTGGGATGCTGCACTTCGGTGTTGCATCGTGCGTTTTGAATAATGTGCCAGGGAGTTTGTTGACATGGCAAGGGTAATTCCATAGAAGTACCCGTAGGGAAACCAACAGGTCCGCAGTTTACGAGGGACGTGGTGTGAAAGTGCCAGAAGTCATGTCAACCAGACCCGAAGCCGCTCGATCTAGCCCTGAGTAGGGTGAAGCCATGGTAAAACATGGTGGAGGCCCGCAGAGGTTCTACGGACAAGTGTTCTTATAACTTGGGGCTAGGGGTGAAAAGCCAATCGAGAGCGGTGATAGCTGGTTCCAACCGAAATTGGCCGTAGTCAAGCCTCGTCGGAGACAGACAATGTTGTAGAGCTACGGATTGGGGATTTAGGGGAAGAAATTCCTCGGTTCCTTGTCCAACTCCGAATGCTTTGTCGTCGTAGATGACGGGAGACGGCGGCTCGTCGTAAGGGTGAGTCGCGAGAGGGGAACAACCCAAACTTGAGTTAAGGTCCCAAAATGCTAACTAAGTGTTAAAGGGTGAAGGGTGTCGGTATTCATAGACAGCGAGGAGGTTGGCTTAGAAGCAGCCACCCTATAATAAGTGCGTAACAGCTTACTTGTCAAGAATATCGGCCCTGAAAATGGACGGGGCTAAGTTAGCTACCGATACTCAAGAACATCTCAAAGATGTATGGTAGGTTGGTGTACTGCTTGGGTAGAAGCGTGGGCGCGCGCCTGCGTGGACCGAGTAGTAATAAAAATCCTGGTGGTAGTAGGATCTAAGTGGAGTGAGAATCTCCATCGCTGAAAGGGCAAGGGTTCCTTGGCAATGCAGATCAGCCAAGGGTAAGCCGATCCTAACCGCGATCGTAATGTGATTAAGCGGGAAAGGGAAACCGGTTAAGATTCCGGTGCTACTTTTGTACATGTGGCAACACAAGCCATGTTTCTGACCGTTTGGGATAAGCGAGCGGGGGTTATCTACCTCGTTAATCAGAATAAGCCTTAGGAGTATCGTCATGATGAGAATAAGGTTAAATCTGAGAATAGCGGCTTTGTCGTCTCGCTGATTCCTAGATGCCGTGAAAAAGAAACATGGCGGATCAAAAGTAATCGTACCC
The sequence above is a segment of the Candidatus Woesearchaeota archaeon genome. Coding sequences within it:
- a CDS encoding GNAT family N-acetyltransferase — protein: MEIIEKDVAGFGIRYSAHSESDEMGHAFLYVLRNELHEEPFGFMEDVWVEERFRGQGVGSALVRKVIEGAQEHNCYKLVCASKFSEERVHALYERLGFFKNGFELRIDF
- the xth gene encoding exodeoxyribonuclease III, with the protein product MKLASWNVNGLRAVEKKGELEKFIKKHNPDIFLIQETKSQEDQVKNIIEKYDDYDQFYQSAKKKGYSGVAIWVKRGLDHAHLVRGAIDNRDDDEGRVIRVDVKGYTIFSVYFPNGGKSEQAWEDKLVFYEDFLKTIDKLRARGKKVIWAGDVNCAHEEIDIARPKENEGKIGFHPKERAWVSKVIEHGWIDVFRKLYPQKVVYSWWHLISRARERNVGWRIDYFFTDEEVFKRVKDCYYDTDQMGSDHCPIILELR
- a CDS encoding transcriptional repressor; amino-acid sequence: MKSRSTRQKELLKNTAQQFKRFFSAEDLLEQAQRKEPNLGIATVYRFLKEQVAQGKLYTYQCDGKSIYSVEKRSHCHFICENTGKVIHFDIDNLDFLKSTKKGKKTLPGEITSFQLEIRGICNDCK
- a CDS encoding ZIP family metal transporter, yielding MAVTAEIIYIFVSVLAVSLLAILAAIPFLLKKDVPHSWLMALLSLSVGTLLGGVFLHFLPEAFEQGFHEEEAFILIAGFLVFFIIEKFVHGHHQHKVKGQKHDCGHHHGYHLAPINLIGDGIHNFLDGLVIAGAYLVSVPLGIAATINVALHELPQEFADMGILLFSGFSKKKAIFFNFLSAITAIAGAGVGIVVVGASESIAHMIIPFAAGSFLYIASANLVPELHRHCGFKETVVHIIAILVGVGLMVLLAGAH
- a CDS encoding SufE family protein; translation: METNKTQNTNHKNKQPKIKKEHDQKKSATLKQEEKTKQTKQRKYPKPSVPRNASPMKSLKEVQEYLEDLAETFRQLSAEDKLHLLIELGKDAPEFPKQFELPENRVPGCISDAYFIVSEQEGTLFFQGVAKAAISQGFVAILLNCCNGLSKEDFEHIDPLFESFLQQSQVNASMVPSRANAFSNMFTFMKTIAKKIVKQ